A single Micromonospora sp. CCTCC AA 2012012 DNA region contains:
- a CDS encoding SigB/SigF/SigG family RNA polymerase sigma factor, whose amino-acid sequence MFGQTTTTTPPPPTERGLEDLDAAALAYAARIAGLPPERRQEARDDLVRFALPFAGRLARRYRGRGEPLEDLEQVARLGLVNAVDRYDPERGSFTAYAAITIVGEIKRHFRDRTWGVHVPRRLRDLILEVGQATAALTSELSRAPTVAELSARLETPEEEILAALESAAGYSPASLNAPVGGESSAEFGDLVGESDSALESVDDRVTVSGLLHRLPWRERRILAMRFYGNQTQAEIAARFGISQMHVSRLLSRALTWLRQAMLADAPPPWQNGTAEAEPAKTRISVRQHGDQVVVEVGGEVDRDGADKLRRAMLEAVTGQPREVVVDLVGAGTVDAGGIAALMAGREAAARTGVPLRLTRVQPAVRRSLAAAGLPAAD is encoded by the coding sequence ATGTTCGGACAGACCACCACGACCACACCACCACCACCCACCGAGCGGGGCCTGGAGGATCTCGACGCGGCGGCGCTGGCGTACGCGGCGCGGATCGCCGGGCTGCCACCGGAGCGGCGGCAGGAGGCGCGGGACGACCTGGTCCGGTTCGCGCTGCCCTTCGCCGGCCGGCTCGCCCGCCGCTACCGGGGTCGCGGGGAGCCGCTGGAGGACCTGGAGCAGGTGGCCCGCCTCGGCCTGGTCAACGCCGTCGACCGGTACGACCCGGAACGGGGCTCGTTCACCGCGTACGCGGCGATCACCATCGTCGGCGAGATCAAACGGCACTTCCGCGACCGCACCTGGGGCGTGCACGTGCCCCGCCGGCTGCGCGACCTGATCCTGGAGGTGGGGCAGGCGACGGCGGCGCTGACCAGCGAGCTGTCCCGGGCGCCCACCGTCGCCGAGCTGTCGGCCCGGCTGGAGACGCCGGAGGAGGAGATCCTCGCCGCGCTGGAGTCCGCCGCCGGCTACAGCCCGGCCTCGCTCAACGCGCCGGTCGGCGGGGAGAGTTCGGCCGAGTTCGGTGACCTGGTCGGCGAGTCCGACAGCGCGCTGGAGTCGGTCGACGACCGGGTGACGGTCAGCGGCCTGCTGCACCGGCTGCCCTGGCGCGAGCGGCGCATCCTCGCCATGCGCTTCTACGGCAACCAGACCCAGGCGGAGATCGCCGCCCGGTTCGGCATCTCCCAGATGCACGTCTCCCGGCTGCTGTCCCGCGCGCTGACCTGGCTGCGTCAGGCCATGCTCGCCGACGCGCCGCCGCCCTGGCAGAACGGAACGGCCGAGGCGGAACCGGCGAAGACCCGGATCTCGGTGCGCCAGCACGGCGACCAGGTGGTCGTCGAGGTCGGCGGGGAGGTCGACCGGGACGGGGCGGACAAGCTGCGCCGGGCGATGCTGGAGGCGGTCACCGGGCAGCCCCGCGAGGTGGTGGTCGACCTCGTCGGGGCGGGCACCGTCGACGCCGGCGGCATCGCCGCGCTGATGGCCGGTCGGGAGGCGGCGGCCCGCACCGGGGTGCCGCTGCGGCTGACCCGGGTCCAGCCGGCCGTACGCCGGTCGCTGGCCGCGGCCGGCCTGCCCGCCGCCGACTGA
- the ctaD gene encoding aa3-type cytochrome oxidase subunit I: MPKRVVTEPARDRGPAILAPARFGGYPGPVRGALKGSSLIKLLGTTDAKMIGLLYLGTSFAYFIVGGFMAMLIRAELAQPGMQILSPEQYNQMFTMHGTIMLLLFATPMVFGFGNYLVPLQIGAPDVAFPRLNAFAYWLYFFGALIAVGGFLTPQGSADFGWTAYTPLSTSQHSPGVGANMWVVGLAVSGLGTILGAVNLITTVLTLRAPGMTMFRMPIFTWNLLLTSVLVILVFPLLAAALFALAADRILHAHVFDPTTGGPMLWQHLFWFFGHPEVYIIALPFFGIITEIIPVFSRKPIFGYTGLVLATIAITVLSMSVWAHHMFATGQVLLPFFSILSYLIAVPTGVKFFNWIGTMWKGQLTFETPMLFAVGFLVTFLLGGLTGVLLASPPADFHVTDTYFVVAHFHYVLFGTIVFAAFGGLYFWFPKMTGRLLDERLGKAHFWTMFIGFHATFLVQHWLGNEGMPRRYADYLPGDGFTTLNMISTIGSFVLGASTLFVIWNIWKSWRYGAMVTVDDPWGFGNSLEWATTCPPPLRNFDRMPRIRSERPAFDAKYGQLVANLGRDLPQRTTKPPQRFAEELRHERHIPESPAAEGARGARGAVEYQPAPQSGARPVVVPEPEQIRRPSFEETDVPEEAEPGQPPQETERWRHPRGHGDTPER; encoded by the coding sequence ATGCCCAAGCGGGTAGTCACGGAGCCGGCACGAGACCGGGGGCCCGCGATCCTGGCGCCGGCCCGGTTCGGCGGTTATCCCGGACCGGTGCGGGGAGCGCTCAAGGGCAGCTCCCTGATCAAGCTGCTCGGCACGACCGACGCGAAGATGATCGGGCTGCTCTATCTGGGCACCTCGTTCGCGTACTTCATCGTCGGCGGCTTCATGGCCATGCTGATCCGCGCGGAGCTGGCGCAGCCGGGGATGCAGATCCTCTCCCCCGAGCAGTACAACCAGATGTTCACCATGCACGGCACGATCATGCTGCTGCTCTTCGCGACGCCGATGGTCTTCGGCTTCGGCAACTATCTCGTGCCGTTGCAGATCGGCGCCCCCGACGTGGCCTTCCCCCGGCTCAACGCCTTCGCGTACTGGCTGTACTTCTTCGGCGCGCTGATCGCCGTGGGCGGCTTCCTCACCCCGCAGGGCTCCGCCGACTTCGGCTGGACCGCCTACACCCCGCTGAGCACCTCCCAGCACTCACCGGGCGTCGGGGCGAACATGTGGGTGGTCGGGCTGGCGGTGTCCGGCCTGGGCACCATCCTCGGCGCGGTCAACCTGATCACCACGGTGCTCACCCTGCGGGCCCCGGGCATGACCATGTTCCGGATGCCGATCTTCACCTGGAACCTGCTGCTCACCAGCGTGCTGGTGATCCTGGTCTTCCCGCTGCTGGCCGCCGCGCTCTTCGCCCTCGCCGCGGACCGGATCCTGCACGCCCACGTCTTCGACCCGACCACCGGCGGGCCGATGCTCTGGCAGCACCTGTTCTGGTTCTTCGGTCATCCCGAGGTCTACATCATCGCGCTGCCGTTCTTCGGCATCATCACCGAGATCATCCCGGTCTTCTCCCGCAAGCCGATCTTCGGGTACACCGGCCTGGTGCTCGCCACCATCGCCATCACCGTGCTGTCGATGAGCGTCTGGGCGCACCACATGTTCGCCACCGGCCAGGTGCTGCTGCCGTTCTTCAGCATCCTGAGCTATCTCATCGCGGTCCCGACCGGGGTGAAGTTCTTCAACTGGATCGGCACCATGTGGAAGGGGCAGCTCACCTTCGAGACGCCGATGCTCTTCGCCGTCGGCTTCCTGGTCACCTTCCTGCTGGGCGGTCTGACCGGGGTGCTGCTGGCCAGCCCGCCGGCCGACTTCCACGTCACCGACACCTACTTCGTGGTCGCCCACTTCCACTACGTGCTCTTCGGCACCATCGTCTTCGCCGCCTTCGGCGGCCTCTACTTCTGGTTCCCGAAGATGACCGGCCGGCTGCTCGACGAGCGCCTCGGCAAGGCCCACTTCTGGACCATGTTCATCGGCTTCCACGCCACCTTCCTGGTGCAGCACTGGCTCGGCAACGAGGGCATGCCCCGCCGCTACGCCGACTACCTGCCCGGTGACGGCTTCACCACGCTGAACATGATCTCCACGATCGGGTCGTTCGTGCTCGGGGCGTCCACCCTCTTCGTGATCTGGAACATCTGGAAGTCCTGGCGGTACGGCGCGATGGTCACCGTCGACGACCCGTGGGGCTTCGGCAACTCGCTGGAGTGGGCCACCACCTGCCCGCCCCCGCTGCGCAACTTCGACCGGATGCCGCGGATCCGCTCCGAGCGCCCCGCCTTCGACGCCAAGTACGGCCAGCTCGTCGCCAACCTCGGCCGGGACCTGCCGCAGCGGACCACCAAGCCGCCGCAGCGCTTCGCCGAGGAGCTGCGCCACGAACGGCACATCCCGGAGTCCCCCGCCGCCGAGGGCGCGCGCGGCGCCCGCGGGGCCGTCGAGTACCAGCCCGCCCCGCAGTCCGGGGCCCGGCCGGTGGTGGTGCCCGAGCCGGAGCAGATCCGCCGGCCGAGCTTCGAGGAGACCGACGTGCCCGAGGAGGCCGAGCCGGGGCAGCCACCGCAGGAGACCGAGCGGTGGCGGCACCCGCGCGGGCACGGGGACACCCCGGAGCGCTGA
- a CDS encoding ATP-binding protein, with product MSTGISCEVRDDAPVTVVRLAGRLDLSTMRSVHTTLDHCLTAQPDALVVDLSRLAVTDPLALSVFAAAARRAADWPAVPMVLCSPPQETATWLSETTACRVVPVRRDCAEATAVANAAASPRLRARLEPVAGACRRARELVTDACGRWNVPELAGPASLVLSELVGNVVRHAGTPMQVTVTLRRPYLRVAVADGSTATVRAATGRDLRAEGGRGLLLVRELAQRWGSSPVGDGKVVWAMLPAI from the coding sequence ATGTCCACCGGGATCAGCTGCGAGGTCCGCGACGACGCACCCGTCACCGTGGTCCGACTCGCCGGCCGGCTGGATCTGTCGACGATGCGCTCGGTGCACACCACGCTGGACCACTGCCTCACCGCGCAGCCGGACGCCCTGGTGGTGGACCTGTCCCGGCTGGCCGTGACCGACCCGCTCGCGCTCTCGGTCTTCGCCGCCGCCGCCCGCCGCGCCGCCGACTGGCCCGCCGTGCCGATGGTGCTCTGCTCGCCGCCGCAGGAGACGGCCACCTGGCTCTCCGAGACCACCGCCTGCCGCGTCGTGCCGGTACGCCGGGACTGCGCCGAGGCCACCGCCGTGGCGAACGCCGCCGCCTCCCCCCGACTGCGGGCCCGGCTGGAGCCCGTCGCCGGCGCCTGTCGGCGGGCCCGGGAGCTGGTCACCGACGCCTGCGGCCGGTGGAACGTGCCGGAGCTGGCCGGGCCGGCCTCGCTGGTGCTGAGTGAGCTGGTCGGCAACGTGGTCCGGCACGCCGGCACCCCGATGCAGGTGACGGTCACCCTGCGCCGGCCGTACCTGCGGGTGGCCGTGGCCGACGGCAGCACGGCGACGGTGCGGGCCGCCACGGGCCGGGACCTGCGCGCCGAGGGCGGGCGTGGGCTGCTGCTGGTCCGTGAGCTGGCGCAGCGCTGGGGCAGCTCCCCGGTCGGCGACGGGAAGGTCGTCTGGGCCATGCTCCCGGCGATCTGA
- a CDS encoding DUF4383 domain-containing protein: MTNSTAHARARRNPADGRPPVRRVAGGLAVLFLLLGALGFLPGITSDFGDLRLAGHQSGAMLLGVFQVSVLLNGVHLLFGVVGLALARTVTGARAWLLGGGAVCLVLWLFGLAVDQPSAANFLPVNDADGWLHLALGAVMIGSGLLAGSDGYRR, from the coding sequence GTGACGAACTCGACGGCCCACGCCCGGGCCCGCCGCAATCCGGCCGACGGCCGTCCCCCGGTACGCCGGGTGGCCGGCGGGCTGGCCGTGCTCTTCCTGCTGCTGGGCGCGCTCGGCTTCCTGCCCGGGATCACCAGCGACTTCGGCGACCTGCGGCTGGCCGGGCACCAGTCCGGGGCGATGCTGCTCGGCGTCTTCCAGGTCTCGGTGCTGCTCAACGGCGTACACCTGCTCTTCGGGGTGGTCGGCCTGGCGCTGGCCCGGACGGTGACGGGGGCACGCGCCTGGCTGCTCGGCGGCGGCGCGGTCTGTCTCGTGCTCTGGCTCTTCGGTCTCGCCGTCGACCAGCCCAGTGCGGCGAACTTCCTGCCGGTCAACGACGCGGACGGCTGGCTGCACCTGGCGCTGGGGGCCGTGATGATCGGTTCCGGCCTGCTTGCGGGCAGTGACGGATATCGCCGTTGA
- a CDS encoding glycosyltransferase, which produces MSMTVLMNAGPWLSVPPPGYGGIENVVATLVPELRRLGVRVVLASVESSTLPVDEKISVFPDGQFHALQRPYNQVCGVSQAHLSGVVRALHSRDDIDLVHDHVEAVGLATMAAMGPDGPPALHTLHWDLAKHPELYGNLDGGDRVRVNGVSASQLARAPRALQEHSVGHVHLSTPLAVGADRRSGADKGDYMIILGRINPGKGQDVGARLARQVGFPLVLAGPVGPYHRPEDLAAAGDEARQNPDVRFFYDHVAPHVDGDLVRWVGTVAGQERDDLLAGARASLFPLRWEEPGGTAVVESLALGTPVVATARGCLPELIEHGRTGLLAGDEEELGDLVLAAGLLDEAECRREAAARFTPAVMAQRYVELYERVRQLALQPA; this is translated from the coding sequence ATGAGTATGACCGTTCTGATGAATGCCGGTCCGTGGTTGTCCGTGCCGCCGCCCGGCTACGGCGGGATCGAGAACGTCGTGGCGACCCTGGTGCCGGAGCTGCGGCGGCTCGGCGTACGGGTGGTGCTCGCCTCGGTGGAGAGCAGCACGCTGCCGGTCGACGAGAAGATCTCGGTCTTCCCGGACGGGCAGTTCCACGCCCTCCAGCGGCCGTACAACCAGGTCTGCGGGGTGTCGCAGGCGCACCTGAGCGGGGTGGTGCGGGCGCTGCACTCGCGGGACGACATCGACCTCGTGCACGACCACGTGGAGGCGGTCGGGCTGGCCACCATGGCGGCGATGGGCCCGGACGGGCCGCCGGCGCTGCACACCCTGCACTGGGACCTGGCGAAGCACCCGGAGCTGTACGGAAACCTGGACGGCGGCGACCGGGTCCGGGTCAACGGGGTCTCCGCCTCGCAGCTCGCCCGCGCCCCGCGCGCCCTCCAGGAGCACTCGGTGGGGCACGTGCACCTCTCCACGCCCCTCGCGGTCGGCGCGGACCGGCGCTCCGGCGCCGACAAGGGCGACTACATGATCATTCTGGGTCGGATCAACCCGGGCAAGGGGCAGGACGTCGGCGCCCGGCTGGCCCGGCAGGTCGGCTTCCCGCTGGTGCTGGCCGGCCCCGTCGGGCCGTACCACCGGCCGGAGGACCTGGCCGCCGCCGGTGACGAGGCCCGGCAGAACCCGGACGTCCGGTTCTTCTACGACCACGTCGCGCCGCACGTCGACGGCGACCTGGTCCGCTGGGTCGGCACGGTGGCCGGCCAGGAGCGCGACGACCTGCTCGCCGGGGCCCGCGCCTCGCTCTTCCCGCTGCGCTGGGAGGAGCCCGGCGGCACCGCCGTGGTCGAGTCCCTGGCCCTGGGTACGCCGGTGGTCGCCACCGCCCGCGGCTGCCTGCCGGAGCTGATCGAGCACGGCCGTACCGGCCTGCTCGCAGGCGACGAGGAGGAGTTGGGCGACCTGGTCCTCGCCGCCGGCCTGCTGGACGAGGCCGAGTGCCGGCGGGAGGCCGCCGCGCGGTTCACCCCGGCCGTGATGGCGCAGCGCTACGTGGAGCTCTACGAGCGGGTCCGCCAGCTCGCCCTGCAACCCGCCTGA